One Rattus norvegicus strain BN/NHsdMcwi chromosome 20, GRCr8, whole genome shotgun sequence DNA segment encodes these proteins:
- the Col11a2 gene encoding collagen alpha-2(XI) chain isoform X7, with protein MWLEVGGPVSTVWNCPPSGFGGGWGPPKSPLPGVSVSLCVSVSLTILSQSCPCVSVFAKLPHFGARLSGARGGGRSRFPRLLDSKGLFSPACPTSSTPPGWLCSPDCPGLCPSPHFYQHFASTLSGSSPLWKCGSELSLSIQFGPRKLKSKETWLMACDLSLDSGAPSVDVLRALRFPSLPDGVRKSKGVCPADVAYRVARPAQLSAPTRQLFPGGFPKDFSLLTVVRTRSGLQAPLLTLYSAQGVQQLGLELGRPVRFLYEDQRGRPQASAQPIFRGLSLADGKWHHVAVAVKGQSVTLIVDCKKRVTRPLPRSVHPVLDTHGVVIFGAHVLDDEVFEGDVQELLIVPGVQAAYQSCGQKDLECEREQRDGPQTQKPHRAQRSPKKEPARLHKPQNQEPQQQPTESLYYDYEPPYYDVMTTETSPDYQVAHGPRGLKGEKGEPAVLEPGMFVEGPPGPEGPAGLAGPPGIQGNPGPVGDPGERGPPGRAGLPGSDGPPGPPGTSLMLPFRFGSSGGDKGPVVAAQEAQAQAILQQARLALRGPPGPMGYTGRPGPLGQPGSPGLKGESGDLGPQGPRGPQGLTGPPGKAGRRGRAGADGARGMPGEPGVKGDRGFDGLPGLPGEKGQRGDTGAQGLPGPPGEDGERGDDGEIGPRGLPGESGPRGLLGPKGPPGIPGPPGVRGMDGPHGPKGSLGPQGEPGPPGQQGTPGTQGLPGPQGAIGPHGEKGPRGKPGLPGMPGSDGLPGHPGKEGPPGTKGNQGPSGPQGPLGYPGPRGVKGVDGIRGLKGHKGEKGEDGFPGFKGDIGVKGDRGEVGVPGSRGEDGPEGPKGRTGPTGDPGPTGLMGEKGKLGVPGLPGYPGRQGPKGSLGFPGFPGASGEKGARGLSGKSGPRGERGPTGPRGQRGPRGATGKSGAKGTSGGDGPHGPPGERGLPGPQGPNGFPGPKGPPGPAGKDGLPGHPGQRGEVGFQGKTGPPGPPGVVGPQGAAGESGPMGERGHPGPPGPPGEQGLPGTAGKDGTKGDPGPPGAPGKDGPAGLRGFPGERGLPGTAGGPGLKGNEGPAGPPGPAGSPGERGAAGSGGPIGPPGRPGPQGPPGAAGEKGVPGEKGPIGPTGRDGVQGPVGLPGPAGPPGVAGEDGDKGEVGDPGQKGTKGNKGEHGPPGPPGPIGPVGQPGAAGADGEPGARGPQGHFGAKGDEGTRGFNGPPGPIGLQGLPGPFGEKGETGDVGPMGPPGPPGPRGPAGPNGADGPQGPPGGVGNLGPPGEKGEPGESGSPGVQGEPGVKGPRGERGEKGESGQAGEAGPPGPKGPTGDDGPKGNPGPVGFPGDPGPPGEAGPRGQDGAKGSQGEDGEPGQPGSPGPTGENGPPGPLGKRGPAGTPGPEGRQGEKGAKGDPGAVGAPGKTGPVGPAGPAGKPGPDGLRGLPGSVGQQGRPGATGQAGPPGPVGPPGLPGLRGDAGAKGEKGHPGLIGLIGPTGEQGEKGDRGLPGPQGSPGQKGETGIPGASGPIGPGGPPGLPGPSGPKGAKGATGPAGPKGEKGVQGPPGHPGPPGEVIQPLPIQMPKKTRRSVDGSKLMQDEEATPTGGAPGSPAGLEEIFGSLDSLREEIEQMRRPTGTQDSPARTCQDLKLCHPELPDGEYWVDPNQGCARDAFRVFCNFTAGGETCVTPRDDVTQFSYVDSEGSPVGVVQLTFLRLLSVSAHQDVSYPCSGVSQDGPLKLRGANEDELSPETSPYVKEFRDGCQTQQGRTVLEVRTPVLEQLPVLDASFSDLGAPTRRGGVLLGPVCFMG; from the exons ATGTGGCTTGAGGTGGGTGGGCCTGTGAGCACGGTGTGGAACTGTCCTCCATCGGGCTTTGGTGGAGGGTGGGGACCTCCGAAGTCTCCTTTGCCTGGGgtctctgtgagtctctgtgtctctgtctccctcaccaTACTCTCTCAAAGCTGCCCTTGTGTGTCAGTGTTTGCGAAGCTGCCACACTTTGGGGCCAGGCTCTCAGGGgcgaggggtgggggaaggtcgCGGTTTCCTCGGCTCCTGGACTCAAAGGGCCTTTTCTCTCCTGCCTGCCCCACCTCATCCACCCCACCCGGCTGGCTCTGCTCTCCTGACTGCCCTggcctctgcccctccccacactTCTACCAACACTTTGCAAGCACTCTCAGTGGGAGTTCTCCACTGTGGAAGTGTGGGAGTGAGCTTTCCCTTTCCATCCAGTTTGGGCCCAGGAAGCTGAAATCTAAGGAGACCTGGCTGATGGCCTGCGACTTGAGTCTGGATTCAG GTGCACCCTCTGTGGATGTGCTACGTGCCCTGAGGTTCCCCTCCCTTCCCGATGGTGTTCGGAAATCAAAAGGGGTCTGTCCAGCTGATGTGGCTTACCGTGTGGCACGACCTGCCCAGCTCAGCGCACCCACACGCCAGCTCTTCCCAG GAGGCTTTCCCAAAGATTTCTCTCTGCTGACTGTTGTCCGGACCCGCTCTGGCCTCCAAGCTCCCCTCCTGACTCTATACAGTGCCCAGGGAGTCCAGCAACTGGGCCTGGAGCTCGGTCGTCCAGTCCGCTTTCTCTATGAGGACCAGAGGGGACGGCCACAAGCCTCCGCTCAGCCCATCTTCCGAGGCCTGAGCCTCGCTGATGGCAA GTGGCACCATGTGGCTGTAGCTGTGAAGGGTCAGTCTGTCACTCTCATTGTGGACTGTAAGAAGCGAGTCACCCGGCCCCTTCCCCGAAGCGTGCATCCGGTGCTGGACACCCACGGGGTGGTGATCTTTGGTGCCCACGTCCTCGATGATGAAGTCTTTGAA GGTGATGTTCAGGAACTCCTCATTGTCCCGGGCGTCCAAGCTGCCTATCAGTCTTGTGGACAGAAGGACCTGGAATGCGAGAGAGAACAGAGGGACGGGCCTCAGACTCAGAAGCCTCACAGGGCCCAGAGATCTCCAAAGAAGGAGCCAGCCAGACTTCATAAGCCACAGAACCAGGAGCCCCAGCAGCAG CCCACTGAATCTCTCTACTATGACTACGAACCCCCCTATTACGATGTGATGACTACAGAGACATCCCCTGATTACCAG GTTGCCCACGGACCCCGGGGGctaaagggagagaagggagagcctGCAGTGCTGGAGCCT GGTATGTTTGTAGAGGGACCTCCAGGCCCAGAAGGCCCAGCG GGGTTAGCTGGACCCCCTGGCATCCAGGGGAACCCAGGCCCAGTTGGAGACCCTGGCGAGAGG GGCCCCCCTGGCCGGGCAGGGCTCCCTGGATCAGACGgacctcctggtcctcctggtACATCTCTGATGCTCCCA TTCCGGTTTGGCAGCAGTGGTGGTGACAAGGGCCCCGTGGTGGCAGCCCaggaggcccaggcccaggcaATTCTGCAGCAGGCACGG CTGGCCCTCCGTGGGCCCCCTGGCCCCATGGGATACACGGGCCGTCCTGGACCGTTG GGTCAGCCTGGGAGCCCTGGCTTGAAGGGAGAATCTGGAGACCTGGGCCCACAG GGCCCCAGAGGACCTCAGGGCCTCACAGGTCCTCCTGGCAAGGCTGGGCGAAGG GGCCGAGCAGGTGCTGATGGAGCCCGTGGGATGCCCGGAGAACCTGGCGTGAAG GGTGACCGAGGCTTTGACGGACTGCCTGGGCTACCTGGTGAAAAGGGACAAAGG GGTGACACAGGTGCTCAGGGCCTTCCTGGGCCTCCCGGTGAGGACGGAGAGAGG GGTGACGATGGAGAGATTGGGCCCCGCGGGCTGCCTGGAGAGTCA GGACCTAGAGGACTCCTTGGCCCTAAAGGCCCTCCTGGTATTCCTGGGCCCCCG GGAGTCCGAGGCATGGATGGTCCCCATGGCCCCAAAGGGAGCTTG GGACCTCAAGGAGAGCCAGGGCCTCCCGGACAACAGGGCACTCCTGGAACTCAG GGCCTCCCCGGACCTCAGGGTGCCATTGGACCTCATGGAGAGAAG GGCCCTCGTGGGAAACCAGGCCTCCCTGGCATGCCGGGATCAGATGGACTCCCG GGCCACCCAGGGAAGGAAGGACCCCCTGGAACCAAAGGGAACCAG GGCCCCTCCGGACCTCAGGGTCCTTTAGGATACCCAGGCCCTCGAGGCGTCAAG GGCGTGGATGGGATTCGGGGCCTGAAGGGCCACAAGGGTGAAAAG GGTGAGGACGGCTTTCCTGGATTCAAAGGTGACATAGGTGTGAAAGGAGACAGG GGCGAGGTCGGAGTCCCTGGTTCCAGGGGAGAAGATGGCCCCGAAGGGCCGAAAGGGCGCACTGGACCTACCGGAGACCCCGGGCCCACGGGGCTCATGGGCGAGAAG GGCAAGCTAGGTGTTCCTGGTCTGCCTGGCTACCCCGGACGCCAGGGTCCCAAG GGATCTCTGGGTTTTCCTGGTTTTCCTGGAGCCAGTGGAGAGAAGGGAGCTCGG GGCCTGTCTGGGAAATCAGGACCTCGGGGAGAACGGGGCCCCACG GGTCCAAGGGGTCAGCGGGGACCTCGAGGTGCCACTGGGAAGTCTGGAGCTAAG GGAACATCAGGTGGTGATGGTCCTCACGGGCCGCCCGGAGAGAGG GGTCTTCCTGGACCGCAAGGCCCCAATGGATTCCCTGGCCCCAAAGGCCCTCCG GGCCCCGCAGGGAAAGACGGGCTGCCGGGACACCCAGGCCAGAGAGGAGAAGTG GGATTCCAAGGGAAGACCGGCCCCCCAGGCCCGCCCGGAGTGGTGGGACCTCAG ggagcagctggggaAAGCGGccccatgggggagagaggtCACCCTGGCCCCCCAGGACCTCCTGGAGAGCAAGGGCTGCCCGGAACTGCTGGAAAAGATGGGACCAAG GGTGACCCCGGGCCCCCCGGGGCCCCAGGGAAGGATGGCCCCGCTGGTCTGAGAGGCTTCCCAGGAGAGCGAGGCCTCCCGGGCACTGCT GGCGGACCTGGCTTGAAGGGAAATGAAGGCCCAGCTGGCCCTCCTGGCCCTGCA GGCTCTCCTGGCGAGCGAGGTGCAGCAGGATCAGGGGGCCCCATTGGTCCCCCTGGACGTCCAGGCCCACAGGGTCCCCCTGGGGCAGCAGGAGAGAAAGGCGTGCCG GGTGAGAAAGGCCCTATTGGTCCCACGGGTCGTGACGGGGTGCAGGGCCCTGTGGGGCTTCCTGGTCCCGCGGGACCCCCAGGCGTGGCAGGAGAGGATGGAGACAAG GGTGAGGTGGGCGACCCTGGGCAGAAGGGAACCAAAGGAAACAAGGGTGAGCAT gGCCCTCCTGGCCCTCCTGGTCCCATCGGTCCTGTGGGGCAGCCTGGAGCTGCG GGAGCTGACGGCGAGCCCGGAGCCCGCGGACCCCAGGGACACTTTGGAGCCAAAGGTGACGAAGGAACAAGAGGGTTCAATGGGCCCCCTGGACCCATCGGCCTACAG GGCCTGCCAGGACCTTTTGGGGAAAAGGGAGAAACAGGAGACGTGGGGCCTATG GGACCCCCTGGCCCCCCAGGACCTCGAGGCCCCGCTGGACCCAATGGTGCTGAT gGCCCACAAGGTCCCCCTGGAGGTGTCGGAAACTTGGGTCCCCCTGGAGAGAAG GGTGAACCAGGGGAGTCGGGGTCTCCAGGAGTCCAGGGTGAGCCGGGCGTCAAG GGTCCACGTGGAGAGCGTGGTGAGAAAGGAGAGTCTGGGCAGGCAGGAGAGGCTGGACCACCAGGGCCCAAAGGCCCTACAGGCGATGACGGCCCCAAGGGGAACCCT GGTCCCGTTGGCTTTCCTGGGGACCCTGGCCCCCCCGGAGAAGCTGGCCCAAGG GGCCAGGATGGTGCTAAGGGAAGCCAAGGCGAGGATGGCGAGCCGGGACAGCCT GGATCCCCCGGCCCCACCGGGGAGAACGGGCCCCCTGGACCTCTTGGAAAGCGG GGACCCGCTGGCACTCCTGGTCCGGAGGGACGACAAGGAGAGAAGGGAGCCAAG GGGGACCCTGGTGCTGTGGGGGCCCCAGGAAAGACGGGCCCTGTGGGCCCTGCAGGCCCAGCAGGGAAGCCTGGCCCCGATGGTCTTCGAGGGCTCCCTGGCTCAGTG GGTCAGCAAGGCCGCCCTGGAGCCACAGGCCAGGCTGGGCCCCCAGGTCCTGTG GGACCCCCAGGGCTTCCTGGCCTCCGGGGTGATGCTGGCGCCAAGGGGGAGAAG GGTCATCCAGGCCTCATCGGACTGATTGGGCCGACCGGAGAGCAAGGCGAGAAGGGTGACCGTGGCCTTCCTGGCCCTCAGGGCTCACCTGGACAAAAGGGAGAGACG GGTATCCCAGGAGCATCTGGTCCTATCGGTCCTGGAGGACCTCCTGGCCTGCCT GGACCGTCCGGCCCCAAAGGAGCTAAAGGAGCCACA GGCCCCGCTGGACCCAAAGGAGAGAAAGGTGTTCAGGGCCCTCCAGGACACCCG GGTCCCCCGGGCGAGGTGATCCAGCCACTGCCCATCCAGATGCCCAAGAAGACCCGGCGCTCTGTGGACGGAAGCAAACTGATGCAGGATGAGGAGGCCACACCCACTGGCGGTGCCCCGGGCAGTCCTGCAGGACTGGAGGAGATCTTCGGTTCACTGGACTCTCTGCGGGAGGAGATCGAACAGATGAGGAGGCCGACAGGGACCCAGGACAGCCCTGCCCGCACCTGCCAGGACTTGAAGCTGTGCCACCCAGAGCTTCCCGATG GAGAGTACTGGGTTGACCCCAACCAGGGCTGTGCCCGGGACGCCTTCCGGGTGTTCTGCAACTTTACAGCAGGAGGGGAGACTTGTGTCACACCCAGGGATGACGTCACACAG TTCTCCTACGTGGACTCTGAAGGCTCCCCAGTGGGCGTGGTCCAGCTCACCTTCCTGCGGCTGCTCAGCGTCTCTGCCCACCAGGATGTTTCCTACCCTTGCTCTGGGGTATCCCAGGACGGTCCCCTGAAACTCCGAGGGGCCAATGAGGATGAGCTGAGCCCTGAGACCAGCCCTTACGTCAAGGAGTTCAGAGATGGCTGTCAG ACCCAGCAAGGCCGGACGGTGTTAGAGGTGCGCACGCCTGTGCTGGAGCAGCTGCCCGTGCTGGATGCTTCCTTCTCAGACCTGGGGGCCCCTACAAGACGGGGAGGGGTGCTTCTGGGGCCTGTCTGCTTCATGGGCTAG
- the Col11a2 gene encoding collagen alpha-2(XI) chain isoform X6: MWLEVGGPVSTVWNCPPSGFGGGWGPPKSPLPGVSVSLCVSVSLTILSQSCPCVSVFAKLPHFGARLSGARGGGRSRFPRLLDSKGLFSPACPTSSTPPGWLCSPDCPGLCPSPHFYQHFASTLSGSSPLWKCGSELSLSIQFGPRKLKSKETWLMACDLSLDSGAPSVDVLRALRFPSLPDGVRKSKGVCPADVAYRVARPAQLSAPTRQLFPGGFPKDFSLLTVVRTRSGLQAPLLTLYSAQGVQQLGLELGRPVRFLYEDQRGRPQASAQPIFRGLSLADGKWHHVAVAVKGQSVTLIVDCKKRVTRPLPRSVHPVLDTHGVVIFGAHVLDDEVFEGDVQELLIVPGVQAAYQSCGQKDLECEREQRDGPQTQKPHRAQRSPKKEPARLHKPQNQEPQQQPTESLYYDYEPPYYDVMTTETSPDYQYPTPGEEEGVLESSLLPSLEEVAHGPRGLKGEKGEPAVLEPGMFVEGPPGPEGPAGLAGPPGIQGNPGPVGDPGERGPPGRAGLPGSDGPPGPPGTSLMLPFRFGSSGGDKGPVVAAQEAQAQAILQQARLALRGPPGPMGYTGRPGPLGQPGSPGLKGESGDLGPQGPRGPQGLTGPPGKAGRRGRAGADGARGMPGEPGVKGDRGFDGLPGLPGEKGQRGDTGAQGLPGPPGEDGERGDDGEIGPRGLPGESGPRGLLGPKGPPGIPGPPGVRGMDGPHGPKGSLGPQGEPGPPGQQGTPGTQGLPGPQGAIGPHGEKGPRGKPGLPGMPGSDGLPGHPGKEGPPGTKGNQGPSGPQGPLGYPGPRGVKGVDGIRGLKGHKGEKGEDGFPGFKGDIGVKGDRGEVGVPGSRGEDGPEGPKGRTGPTGDPGPTGLMGEKGKLGVPGLPGYPGRQGPKGSLGFPGFPGASGEKGARGLSGKSGPRGERGPTGPRGQRGPRGATGKSGAKGTSGGDGPHGPPGERGLPGPQGPNGFPGPKGPPGPAGKDGLPGHPGQRGEVGFQGKTGPPGPPGVVGPQGAAGESGPMGERGHPGPPGPPGEQGLPGTAGKDGTKGDPGPPGAPGKDGPAGLRGFPGERGLPGTAGGPGLKGNEGPAGPPGPAGSPGERGAAGSGGPIGPPGRPGPQGPPGAAGEKGVPGEKGPIGPTGRDGVQGPVGLPGPAGPPGVAGEDGDKGEVGDPGQKGTKGNKGEHGPPGPPGPIGPVGQPGAAGADGEPGARGPQGHFGAKGDEGTRGFNGPPGPIGLQGLPGPFGEKGETGDVGPMGPPGPPGPRGPAGPNGADGPQGPPGGVGNLGPPGEKGEPGESGSPGVQGEPGVKGPRGERGEKGESGQAGEAGPPGPKGPTGDDGPKGNPGPVGFPGDPGPPGEAGPRGQDGAKGSQGEDGEPGQPGSPGPTGENGPPGPLGKRGPAGTPGPEGRQGEKGAKGDPGAVGAPGKTGPVGPAGPAGKPGPDGLRGLPGSVGQQGRPGATGQAGPPGPVGPPGLPGLRGDAGAKGEKGHPGLIGLIGPTGEQGEKGDRGLPGPQGSPGQKGETGIPGASGPIGPGGPPGLPGPSGPKGAKGATGPAGPKGEKGVQGPPGHPGPPGEVIQPLPIQMPKKTRRSVDGSKLMQDEEATPTGGAPGSPAGLEEIFGSLDSLREEIEQMRRPTGTQDSPARTCQDLKLCHPELPDGEYWVDPNQGCARDAFRVFCNFTAGGETCVTPRDDVTQFSYVDSEGSPVGVVQLTFLRLLSVSAHQDVSYPCSGVSQDGPLKLRGANEDELSPETSPYVKEFRDGCQTQQGRTVLEVRTPVLEQLPVLDASFSDLGAPTRRGGVLLGPVCFMG; this comes from the exons ATGTGGCTTGAGGTGGGTGGGCCTGTGAGCACGGTGTGGAACTGTCCTCCATCGGGCTTTGGTGGAGGGTGGGGACCTCCGAAGTCTCCTTTGCCTGGGgtctctgtgagtctctgtgtctctgtctccctcaccaTACTCTCTCAAAGCTGCCCTTGTGTGTCAGTGTTTGCGAAGCTGCCACACTTTGGGGCCAGGCTCTCAGGGgcgaggggtgggggaaggtcgCGGTTTCCTCGGCTCCTGGACTCAAAGGGCCTTTTCTCTCCTGCCTGCCCCACCTCATCCACCCCACCCGGCTGGCTCTGCTCTCCTGACTGCCCTggcctctgcccctccccacactTCTACCAACACTTTGCAAGCACTCTCAGTGGGAGTTCTCCACTGTGGAAGTGTGGGAGTGAGCTTTCCCTTTCCATCCAGTTTGGGCCCAGGAAGCTGAAATCTAAGGAGACCTGGCTGATGGCCTGCGACTTGAGTCTGGATTCAG GTGCACCCTCTGTGGATGTGCTACGTGCCCTGAGGTTCCCCTCCCTTCCCGATGGTGTTCGGAAATCAAAAGGGGTCTGTCCAGCTGATGTGGCTTACCGTGTGGCACGACCTGCCCAGCTCAGCGCACCCACACGCCAGCTCTTCCCAG GAGGCTTTCCCAAAGATTTCTCTCTGCTGACTGTTGTCCGGACCCGCTCTGGCCTCCAAGCTCCCCTCCTGACTCTATACAGTGCCCAGGGAGTCCAGCAACTGGGCCTGGAGCTCGGTCGTCCAGTCCGCTTTCTCTATGAGGACCAGAGGGGACGGCCACAAGCCTCCGCTCAGCCCATCTTCCGAGGCCTGAGCCTCGCTGATGGCAA GTGGCACCATGTGGCTGTAGCTGTGAAGGGTCAGTCTGTCACTCTCATTGTGGACTGTAAGAAGCGAGTCACCCGGCCCCTTCCCCGAAGCGTGCATCCGGTGCTGGACACCCACGGGGTGGTGATCTTTGGTGCCCACGTCCTCGATGATGAAGTCTTTGAA GGTGATGTTCAGGAACTCCTCATTGTCCCGGGCGTCCAAGCTGCCTATCAGTCTTGTGGACAGAAGGACCTGGAATGCGAGAGAGAACAGAGGGACGGGCCTCAGACTCAGAAGCCTCACAGGGCCCAGAGATCTCCAAAGAAGGAGCCAGCCAGACTTCATAAGCCACAGAACCAGGAGCCCCAGCAGCAG CCCACTGAATCTCTCTACTATGACTACGAACCCCCCTATTACGATGTGATGACTACAGAGACATCCCCTGATTACCAG TACCCCACCCCAGGTGAAGAGGAAGGAGTCCTGGAGTCCAGCCTCTTGCCATCTCTTGAAGAG GTTGCCCACGGACCCCGGGGGctaaagggagagaagggagagcctGCAGTGCTGGAGCCT GGTATGTTTGTAGAGGGACCTCCAGGCCCAGAAGGCCCAGCG GGGTTAGCTGGACCCCCTGGCATCCAGGGGAACCCAGGCCCAGTTGGAGACCCTGGCGAGAGG GGCCCCCCTGGCCGGGCAGGGCTCCCTGGATCAGACGgacctcctggtcctcctggtACATCTCTGATGCTCCCA TTCCGGTTTGGCAGCAGTGGTGGTGACAAGGGCCCCGTGGTGGCAGCCCaggaggcccaggcccaggcaATTCTGCAGCAGGCACGG CTGGCCCTCCGTGGGCCCCCTGGCCCCATGGGATACACGGGCCGTCCTGGACCGTTG GGTCAGCCTGGGAGCCCTGGCTTGAAGGGAGAATCTGGAGACCTGGGCCCACAG GGCCCCAGAGGACCTCAGGGCCTCACAGGTCCTCCTGGCAAGGCTGGGCGAAGG GGCCGAGCAGGTGCTGATGGAGCCCGTGGGATGCCCGGAGAACCTGGCGTGAAG GGTGACCGAGGCTTTGACGGACTGCCTGGGCTACCTGGTGAAAAGGGACAAAGG GGTGACACAGGTGCTCAGGGCCTTCCTGGGCCTCCCGGTGAGGACGGAGAGAGG GGTGACGATGGAGAGATTGGGCCCCGCGGGCTGCCTGGAGAGTCA GGACCTAGAGGACTCCTTGGCCCTAAAGGCCCTCCTGGTATTCCTGGGCCCCCG GGAGTCCGAGGCATGGATGGTCCCCATGGCCCCAAAGGGAGCTTG GGACCTCAAGGAGAGCCAGGGCCTCCCGGACAACAGGGCACTCCTGGAACTCAG GGCCTCCCCGGACCTCAGGGTGCCATTGGACCTCATGGAGAGAAG GGCCCTCGTGGGAAACCAGGCCTCCCTGGCATGCCGGGATCAGATGGACTCCCG GGCCACCCAGGGAAGGAAGGACCCCCTGGAACCAAAGGGAACCAG GGCCCCTCCGGACCTCAGGGTCCTTTAGGATACCCAGGCCCTCGAGGCGTCAAG GGCGTGGATGGGATTCGGGGCCTGAAGGGCCACAAGGGTGAAAAG GGTGAGGACGGCTTTCCTGGATTCAAAGGTGACATAGGTGTGAAAGGAGACAGG GGCGAGGTCGGAGTCCCTGGTTCCAGGGGAGAAGATGGCCCCGAAGGGCCGAAAGGGCGCACTGGACCTACCGGAGACCCCGGGCCCACGGGGCTCATGGGCGAGAAG GGCAAGCTAGGTGTTCCTGGTCTGCCTGGCTACCCCGGACGCCAGGGTCCCAAG GGATCTCTGGGTTTTCCTGGTTTTCCTGGAGCCAGTGGAGAGAAGGGAGCTCGG GGCCTGTCTGGGAAATCAGGACCTCGGGGAGAACGGGGCCCCACG GGTCCAAGGGGTCAGCGGGGACCTCGAGGTGCCACTGGGAAGTCTGGAGCTAAG GGAACATCAGGTGGTGATGGTCCTCACGGGCCGCCCGGAGAGAGG GGTCTTCCTGGACCGCAAGGCCCCAATGGATTCCCTGGCCCCAAAGGCCCTCCG GGCCCCGCAGGGAAAGACGGGCTGCCGGGACACCCAGGCCAGAGAGGAGAAGTG GGATTCCAAGGGAAGACCGGCCCCCCAGGCCCGCCCGGAGTGGTGGGACCTCAG ggagcagctggggaAAGCGGccccatgggggagagaggtCACCCTGGCCCCCCAGGACCTCCTGGAGAGCAAGGGCTGCCCGGAACTGCTGGAAAAGATGGGACCAAG GGTGACCCCGGGCCCCCCGGGGCCCCAGGGAAGGATGGCCCCGCTGGTCTGAGAGGCTTCCCAGGAGAGCGAGGCCTCCCGGGCACTGCT GGCGGACCTGGCTTGAAGGGAAATGAAGGCCCAGCTGGCCCTCCTGGCCCTGCA GGCTCTCCTGGCGAGCGAGGTGCAGCAGGATCAGGGGGCCCCATTGGTCCCCCTGGACGTCCAGGCCCACAGGGTCCCCCTGGGGCAGCAGGAGAGAAAGGCGTGCCG GGTGAGAAAGGCCCTATTGGTCCCACGGGTCGTGACGGGGTGCAGGGCCCTGTGGGGCTTCCTGGTCCCGCGGGACCCCCAGGCGTGGCAGGAGAGGATGGAGACAAG GGTGAGGTGGGCGACCCTGGGCAGAAGGGAACCAAAGGAAACAAGGGTGAGCAT gGCCCTCCTGGCCCTCCTGGTCCCATCGGTCCTGTGGGGCAGCCTGGAGCTGCG GGAGCTGACGGCGAGCCCGGAGCCCGCGGACCCCAGGGACACTTTGGAGCCAAAGGTGACGAAGGAACAAGAGGGTTCAATGGGCCCCCTGGACCCATCGGCCTACAG GGCCTGCCAGGACCTTTTGGGGAAAAGGGAGAAACAGGAGACGTGGGGCCTATG GGACCCCCTGGCCCCCCAGGACCTCGAGGCCCCGCTGGACCCAATGGTGCTGAT gGCCCACAAGGTCCCCCTGGAGGTGTCGGAAACTTGGGTCCCCCTGGAGAGAAG GGTGAACCAGGGGAGTCGGGGTCTCCAGGAGTCCAGGGTGAGCCGGGCGTCAAG GGTCCACGTGGAGAGCGTGGTGAGAAAGGAGAGTCTGGGCAGGCAGGAGAGGCTGGACCACCAGGGCCCAAAGGCCCTACAGGCGATGACGGCCCCAAGGGGAACCCT GGTCCCGTTGGCTTTCCTGGGGACCCTGGCCCCCCCGGAGAAGCTGGCCCAAGG GGCCAGGATGGTGCTAAGGGAAGCCAAGGCGAGGATGGCGAGCCGGGACAGCCT GGATCCCCCGGCCCCACCGGGGAGAACGGGCCCCCTGGACCTCTTGGAAAGCGG GGACCCGCTGGCACTCCTGGTCCGGAGGGACGACAAGGAGAGAAGGGAGCCAAG GGGGACCCTGGTGCTGTGGGGGCCCCAGGAAAGACGGGCCCTGTGGGCCCTGCAGGCCCAGCAGGGAAGCCTGGCCCCGATGGTCTTCGAGGGCTCCCTGGCTCAGTG GGTCAGCAAGGCCGCCCTGGAGCCACAGGCCAGGCTGGGCCCCCAGGTCCTGTG GGACCCCCAGGGCTTCCTGGCCTCCGGGGTGATGCTGGCGCCAAGGGGGAGAAG GGTCATCCAGGCCTCATCGGACTGATTGGGCCGACCGGAGAGCAAGGCGAGAAGGGTGACCGTGGCCTTCCTGGCCCTCAGGGCTCACCTGGACAAAAGGGAGAGACG GGTATCCCAGGAGCATCTGGTCCTATCGGTCCTGGAGGACCTCCTGGCCTGCCT GGACCGTCCGGCCCCAAAGGAGCTAAAGGAGCCACA GGCCCCGCTGGACCCAAAGGAGAGAAAGGTGTTCAGGGCCCTCCAGGACACCCG GGTCCCCCGGGCGAGGTGATCCAGCCACTGCCCATCCAGATGCCCAAGAAGACCCGGCGCTCTGTGGACGGAAGCAAACTGATGCAGGATGAGGAGGCCACACCCACTGGCGGTGCCCCGGGCAGTCCTGCAGGACTGGAGGAGATCTTCGGTTCACTGGACTCTCTGCGGGAGGAGATCGAACAGATGAGGAGGCCGACAGGGACCCAGGACAGCCCTGCCCGCACCTGCCAGGACTTGAAGCTGTGCCACCCAGAGCTTCCCGATG GAGAGTACTGGGTTGACCCCAACCAGGGCTGTGCCCGGGACGCCTTCCGGGTGTTCTGCAACTTTACAGCAGGAGGGGAGACTTGTGTCACACCCAGGGATGACGTCACACAG TTCTCCTACGTGGACTCTGAAGGCTCCCCAGTGGGCGTGGTCCAGCTCACCTTCCTGCGGCTGCTCAGCGTCTCTGCCCACCAGGATGTTTCCTACCCTTGCTCTGGGGTATCCCAGGACGGTCCCCTGAAACTCCGAGGGGCCAATGAGGATGAGCTGAGCCCTGAGACCAGCCCTTACGTCAAGGAGTTCAGAGATGGCTGTCAG ACCCAGCAAGGCCGGACGGTGTTAGAGGTGCGCACGCCTGTGCTGGAGCAGCTGCCCGTGCTGGATGCTTCCTTCTCAGACCTGGGGGCCCCTACAAGACGGGGAGGGGTGCTTCTGGGGCCTGTCTGCTTCATGGGCTAG